A window of the Synechococcus sp. LTW-R genome harbors these coding sequences:
- a CDS encoding UbiD family decarboxylase, which produces MGSAANAIGSQRDLRGFLELLEARGQLRRISAPVDPDLELAAIADRVLGCGGPALLFENVKGSSIPVAVNLLGTLERVLWSMGMERPEELEALGERLALLQQPKPPKGPREAIRFGSVLLDVLKAKPDLDLLPPCRQEVFQGEAVNLDRLPLLRPWPGDAGRIITLGLVITKDPETGTPNVGVYRLQQQSINTMTVHWLSVRGGARHLRKAAALGKPLEIAIAIGVHPLLVMAAATPIPVQLSEWLFAGLYAGEGVRLAKCKTLDLEVPSHSEIVLEGTITPGEELADGPFGDHMGFYGGVEPSPLVRIQCVTQRRNPTYFTTFSGRPPKEDAMLAIALNRIYTPILRQQIPEIVDFFLPMEGLSYKLAVIAIDKAYPGQAKRAAMAFWSALPQFTYTKFVVVVDKSINIRDPRQVIWAISSLVDPQRDLFVLENTPFDTLDFASEQLGLGGRLAIDATTKVGPERNHPWGEPLRRPAELEARLDARWEELGLADVGQQEPDPALFGYVIEQVLERLQRPA; this is translated from the coding sequence ATGGGATCTGCGGCCAACGCGATTGGATCCCAACGCGATCTCCGGGGCTTCCTTGAACTGCTCGAAGCGCGTGGGCAATTGCGCCGGATCAGCGCACCGGTGGACCCCGATCTCGAACTCGCGGCGATTGCCGACCGGGTTCTTGGCTGTGGCGGTCCGGCCCTGCTCTTTGAAAACGTCAAAGGCTCGAGCATTCCGGTGGCCGTCAATCTGCTGGGGACCCTCGAGCGGGTCCTCTGGTCGATGGGCATGGAGCGGCCCGAGGAGCTCGAAGCCCTCGGGGAGCGCCTAGCGCTGCTGCAGCAGCCCAAGCCTCCAAAGGGACCGCGGGAAGCCATCCGCTTTGGCTCAGTCCTGCTGGATGTGCTCAAGGCCAAGCCCGACCTGGATCTGCTGCCGCCCTGCCGGCAGGAGGTTTTCCAAGGCGAGGCCGTCAACCTGGACCGCCTGCCGCTGCTAAGGCCCTGGCCCGGTGATGCGGGCCGCATCATCACCCTCGGCCTGGTGATCACGAAGGATCCCGAGACCGGGACCCCCAACGTCGGGGTCTACCGGCTGCAACAGCAGTCGATCAACACCATGACGGTGCACTGGTTGAGCGTGCGCGGGGGCGCGCGCCACCTGCGTAAGGCCGCCGCCCTGGGTAAACCGCTGGAGATCGCCATCGCGATCGGGGTTCACCCCCTCTTGGTGATGGCTGCTGCCACGCCGATTCCCGTACAACTGAGCGAGTGGCTGTTTGCTGGTCTCTACGCCGGAGAGGGGGTGCGACTGGCGAAGTGCAAAACCCTGGACCTGGAGGTGCCAAGCCACAGCGAAATCGTCCTCGAAGGAACGATCACCCCTGGCGAGGAGCTGGCCGACGGCCCCTTTGGCGATCACATGGGCTTCTACGGAGGGGTCGAACCCTCACCCTTGGTGCGAATCCAGTGCGTCACCCAGCGGCGGAATCCGACCTACTTCACGACCTTCAGCGGCCGTCCCCCGAAGGAGGACGCCATGCTCGCCATCGCCCTGAATCGGATCTACACGCCAATCCTGCGTCAACAAATTCCCGAAATCGTTGATTTCTTCCTCCCGATGGAGGGGCTCAGTTACAAGCTCGCCGTGATCGCGATCGACAAGGCCTATCCAGGCCAGGCGAAGCGGGCGGCCATGGCCTTTTGGAGTGCTCTGCCGCAATTCACCTACACCAAGTTCGTCGTTGTCGTCGACAAGTCGATCAACATTCGCGATCCAAGGCAGGTGATCTGGGCGATCAGTTCCCTCGTGGATCCCCAACGGGATCTCTTTGTCCTGGAGAACACCCCCTTCGACACCCTGGATTTCGCGAGCGAGCAGCTGGGTCTGGGGGGGCGCCTCGCCATTGATGCCACCACCAAGGTGGGGCCCGAGCGCAACCACCCCTGGGGAGAGCCCTTGCGGCGGCCCGCAGAGCTGGAGGCGCGCCTCGATGCGCGCTGGGAGGAACTGGGGCTCGCCGATGTCGGTCAACAGGAGCCCGACCCGGCCCTGTTTGGCTACGTGATCGAGCAGGTTCTTGAACGCCTGCAACGGCCGGCCTAA
- a CDS encoding 2-phosphosulfolactate phosphatase family protein, with product MQISYFHTSENVPSLRPVAEGGPDAAVVIDVLRATTTIACALQSGAEAIQAFADLEALNQAANAWVPERCLRAGERGGQTVAGYDLGNSPLAVTPEVVGGKRIFMSTTNGTRSLEAVKPVPLLVTACLPNRSAVAKRLIDHGVERVWVVGSGWEGDYSLEDSLAAGAVISAAMELAVSPHVGVRCANDEALAALALWQQWRHDTETCLRAASHGQRLMGLGNHDADFACCSAVDTMTMVPTQTSPGVLQAA from the coding sequence GTGCAGATCTCCTATTTCCACACCTCGGAGAACGTTCCCAGCCTGCGCCCCGTGGCTGAGGGTGGACCGGATGCGGCCGTCGTCATCGACGTGCTGCGGGCCACCACCACCATTGCCTGCGCGCTGCAGAGTGGCGCTGAGGCCATCCAAGCGTTCGCCGACCTCGAGGCCCTCAATCAGGCCGCCAATGCCTGGGTGCCTGAGCGCTGCCTGCGGGCGGGTGAACGCGGCGGTCAGACGGTTGCTGGCTATGACCTCGGCAACTCCCCCCTGGCGGTGACCCCGGAGGTTGTGGGAGGCAAGCGCATCTTTATGAGCACCACCAACGGCACGCGCTCGCTGGAGGCGGTCAAGCCTGTCCCGCTTCTGGTGACCGCCTGCCTGCCGAACCGCAGCGCCGTTGCCAAGCGCTTGATTGACCACGGGGTTGAGCGGGTCTGGGTGGTCGGCAGTGGCTGGGAGGGGGACTATTCCCTCGAGGACAGCCTGGCGGCCGGTGCCGTCATCTCCGCTGCCATGGAGTTGGCCGTGTCGCCCCATGTGGGCGTTCGCTGTGCCAATGACGAAGCCCTGGCCGCCCTCGCCCTGTGGCAGCAATGGCGCCACGACACCGAGACCTGTCTGCGGGCCGCCAGCCATGGCCAGCGGTTGATGGGCCTCGGCAACCATGACGCCGACTTCGCCTGCTGCTCAGCCGTCGACACGATGACGATGGTCCCCACCCAAACCAGTCCCGGAGTGCTGCAGGCCGCTTGA